A genomic region of Nitrosomonas ureae contains the following coding sequences:
- a CDS encoding septal ring lytic transglycosylase RlpA family protein: MTNFDSPLLKVYKYFSVLSRSIFGWAFVLIFGLLTACSNTPQYSSSNAHGQKKTTATTLSGISAAGITKRGGGYYLDDGPEDNPPPNLHLVPDAVPKAEPLRAANMQPYVALGKHFKPMTNLEPYRKRGIASWYGRRYHGNNTAVGEVYDMYAMTAAHPTLPLPSYARVTNLENGKSVIVRLNDRGPFLSDRIIDLSYTAAYKLGILAGGSGQVEVESIIPNDAQNVLTASPSSLSLPVADSNAEMNMVYLQLAAFGSSDNAQNFLSQIHKRLPALKDTVSITKNKGLYKIHVGPYPDSTIARLAANTIGQQLAITPVLVND, from the coding sequence ATGACAAACTTTGATTCTCCACTTCTTAAGGTGTATAAATATTTTTCTGTACTATCCCGATCAATTTTTGGATGGGCATTTGTATTAATTTTTGGATTATTGACTGCGTGCAGCAACACACCACAATATAGCAGTAGCAATGCGCACGGACAGAAAAAAACAACAGCAACCACGTTATCTGGTATTAGTGCGGCTGGAATTACCAAACGGGGAGGTGGATACTATTTGGACGATGGTCCGGAAGATAATCCACCTCCCAATCTGCATCTCGTTCCGGATGCTGTACCTAAAGCTGAACCATTACGTGCAGCCAATATGCAACCTTATGTCGCATTAGGGAAACATTTTAAACCCATGACTAATCTGGAACCTTATAGGAAACGCGGAATTGCTTCATGGTATGGACGTCGCTATCATGGTAATAATACAGCCGTGGGGGAAGTTTATGACATGTATGCAATGACGGCAGCTCACCCCACTTTGCCGTTGCCTAGCTATGCTCGCGTTACCAATCTGGAGAATGGCAAGTCAGTGATTGTACGTTTGAATGATCGCGGCCCATTTCTTTCTGACCGTATTATCGATCTTTCTTATACTGCTGCATATAAACTGGGAATATTAGCGGGCGGTAGCGGGCAGGTTGAGGTTGAGAGCATCATACCGAACGATGCACAGAATGTGCTGACAGCTTCCCCATCATCTCTCTCGCTGCCTGTCGCCGACAGTAATGCAGAAATGAACATGGTCTATTTGCAGCTGGCTGCATTCGGTTCATCAGATAATGCACAGAATTTTCTTTCCCAAATACATAAGAGACTTCCGGCACTTAAAGATACAGTGAGTATCACCAAGAATAAGGGGTTATACAAAATACATGTGGGTCCTTATCCAGATTCAACCATTGCCAGGCTAGCAGCCAATACGATTGGTCAACAGCTTGCGATAACGCCTGTCTTGGTAAATGACTAA
- a CDS encoding methyl-accepting chemotaxis protein, whose product MLNNMTIKSRLVFVIGMLSVLLIGVGSLGIYGLNQTNDSFKGVYEDRAVPLGDLALVLDRMQRTRLNAAMSAYGRSPEIVKERQVMTNQRDAEIADIWKKYMATNLTPEEAMLAENFNQQWKIYTESRNYTMALASAGDYDAAINNLTTDAGAKFDVTHGTMLNLLELQRNVAAKEYAEAQSSYNSIFMTASIVITLGVILAVIIGFLLIRAILGPLNEAIAVADAVASGDLTSRIEVNSTNETGHLLQALKTMNENLIDLVSRVRAGTDQIATASGEIASGNSDLSQRTEEQASSLEETASSMEELTSTVKQNADNARQANQLAAGASEVAVKGGAVVGQVVQTMSAINESSKKIVDIISVIDGIAFQTNILALNAAVEAARAGEQGRGFAVVATEVRTLAQRSAAAAKEIKELISDSVAKVEDGTRLVDEAGATMDEIVTSVKRVTDIMSEISAASNEQSSGIEQVNQAVTQMDEVTQQNAALVEEAAAAAESMNDQAQALTQAVSVFKVSGGAGHVQGVPIKRSNRTASIAKLPNRGPAKKAVVKSREDSVSTQPRKVASGGGDDWEEF is encoded by the coding sequence ATGCTTAATAACATGACGATTAAATCAAGATTGGTGTTTGTCATTGGTATGCTGTCGGTTTTGCTGATAGGTGTTGGCAGCTTGGGGATATATGGTTTAAATCAAACTAATGATTCTTTTAAAGGTGTTTATGAAGATCGCGCAGTTCCGCTCGGAGATTTAGCTTTAGTCTTAGATCGCATGCAACGCACAAGGCTGAATGCAGCTATGTCTGCTTATGGAAGGAGTCCCGAAATTGTAAAAGAACGACAAGTTATGACGAATCAGCGAGATGCTGAGATAGCCGATATTTGGAAAAAATATATGGCTACCAATCTAACACCTGAAGAAGCAATGCTTGCAGAAAATTTTAATCAGCAGTGGAAAATATATACAGAATCACGTAATTATACAATGGCCCTAGCTAGCGCAGGAGATTATGACGCTGCAATTAACAATTTGACAACTGATGCAGGTGCTAAATTTGATGTGACCCATGGGACCATGTTGAATTTACTGGAATTACAGCGTAATGTAGCAGCTAAGGAGTATGCGGAAGCACAAAGCAGCTATAACAGTATTTTTATGACTGCTTCTATAGTAATTACCTTGGGTGTAATATTGGCTGTCATTATCGGCTTCTTACTCATAAGAGCGATTTTAGGTCCATTGAATGAAGCCATTGCGGTTGCTGATGCAGTGGCATCAGGCGATTTGACAAGCCGCATTGAGGTTAACTCAACGAATGAAACCGGCCACTTGCTTCAAGCGCTTAAAACTATGAATGAGAACCTGATTGATCTGGTGAGTAGAGTGCGTGCAGGAACCGATCAGATTGCAACGGCTTCTGGTGAGATTGCCTCGGGCAACTCTGACTTGAGTCAACGTACTGAAGAGCAGGCATCCAGTCTGGAGGAAACAGCATCCTCGATGGAAGAATTGACATCCACTGTGAAGCAAAATGCCGATAATGCGCGCCAAGCGAATCAACTGGCGGCAGGGGCATCAGAAGTTGCGGTAAAAGGCGGAGCTGTAGTTGGCCAGGTAGTGCAAACCATGAGCGCTATTAATGAAAGCTCCAAGAAAATTGTTGACATTATCAGTGTTATTGATGGTATTGCATTCCAGACCAACATTCTGGCGTTGAATGCTGCGGTAGAAGCGGCACGCGCGGGTGAACAGGGGCGGGGTTTTGCGGTAGTCGCGACGGAAGTACGTACCTTGGCGCAACGCTCAGCCGCGGCGGCAAAAGAAATCAAGGAATTGATCAGTGATTCAGTAGCCAAAGTGGAAGATGGCACACGATTGGTGGATGAAGCGGGTGCGACGATGGATGAGATTGTAACTTCGGTTAAGAGAGTAACCGATATCATGAGTGAGATTTCTGCAGCTTCAAATGAACAAAGTTCAGGGATTGAGCAAGTCAATCAGGCAGTAACGCAGATGGATGAAGTTACCCAGCAAAATGCGGCACTGGTTGAAGAAGCTGCAGCAGCGGCGGAATCAATGAATGATCAGGCACAAGCTCTGACCCAGGCAGTCAGTGTTTTCAAAGTATCTGGCGGGGCTGGCCATGTGCAGGGTGTGCCAATTAAGAGAAGTAATCGTACTGCATCAATCGCCAAGCTGCCGAATCGAGGCCCTGCGAAGAAGGCAGTGGTGAAATCCCGCGAGGATTCCGTATCAACTCAGCCACGCAAAGTGGCGTCCGGTGGTGGGGATGATTGGGAAGAGTTTTAG
- a CDS encoding chemotaxis protein CheW, which yields MLQERPTGSTVSHFINEFLTFRLGNEEYGIEILKVQEIRGYDAITKIANAPEFIKGVVNLRGIVVPIIDMRIKFELSDVTYDQFTVVIILNVSGRVVGVVVDGVSDVITLDDEQMRPTPGLGSVIDTEYIMGLGAVGERMLILLDIEKLMNSDGMGLLDSSIN from the coding sequence ATGTTGCAAGAGCGACCTACAGGTTCAACGGTTAGCCACTTTATTAACGAATTTTTGACCTTCCGTTTAGGAAATGAAGAATATGGAATAGAAATCCTCAAGGTGCAAGAGATTCGCGGCTATGATGCGATTACTAAAATTGCCAATGCGCCTGAGTTCATCAAAGGTGTAGTCAATTTGCGCGGAATCGTTGTACCGATTATCGATATGCGGATTAAATTCGAATTGAGCGATGTAACGTATGATCAATTTACCGTGGTAATTATATTAAACGTATCCGGACGTGTCGTAGGGGTCGTAGTGGACGGTGTATCAGATGTGATTACGCTAGATGACGAGCAGATGCGACCTACGCCGGGGCTGGGCTCGGTAATTGATACTGAGTACATTATGGGACTCGGTGCTGTCGGTGAACGCATGCTGATATTGCTAGATATTGAGAAATTGATGAATAGTGACGGTATGGGATTATTAGATTCAAGCATCAATTAA
- a CDS encoding LuxR C-terminal-related transcriptional regulator: MNNNELPIKVLLIEQISIANYGLEILINKQQPLMKVIGSFNCCLNAIPTLENLSPDIILLDIDLYSEKESQAALQLIAMRNAKILILKWIEDSTIYDKAILAGANGILEKDVTLNTILKAIKKVHEGQLWLDQAYLKKLISKMSYKNFEKNDIRNENKLEKLTPKEKTIFFTMTMIENATLPAKVIANKLNIRESTLRNHLTSIYEKLEVANKLQLWNFVNRHK; the protein is encoded by the coding sequence ATGAATAATAATGAGCTACCAATCAAGGTGCTGTTGATAGAACAAATCAGTATTGCAAATTATGGCTTGGAAATACTCATCAACAAGCAGCAACCGTTGATGAAAGTCATTGGAAGCTTTAATTGTTGCTTAAACGCAATCCCGACCCTTGAAAATTTGTCACCCGATATCATCCTGCTTGATATCGATCTTTACTCAGAAAAAGAATCACAAGCTGCATTGCAACTCATTGCAATGAGGAATGCAAAGATTCTTATTTTAAAATGGATAGAGGATTCTACAATCTATGATAAAGCCATCTTAGCTGGCGCCAATGGGATTCTCGAAAAGGATGTAACGTTAAATACAATCTTGAAAGCAATTAAAAAAGTGCATGAAGGCCAGTTATGGCTAGATCAGGCTTATTTAAAAAAACTTATCAGCAAAATGTCTTATAAAAATTTTGAAAAAAATGACATCAGGAACGAAAATAAGCTCGAAAAGCTTACTCCAAAAGAGAAAACAATATTTTTTACAATGACTATGATTGAAAATGCTACGTTACCTGCTAAAGTTATTGCCAATAAACTCAACATACGCGAGAGCACACTTCGCAACCACCTTACGTCGATCTACGAAAAACTTGAAGTCGCTAATAAACTACAACTTTGGAATTTTGTAAACAGGCACAAGTAA
- the rodA gene encoding rod shape-determining protein RodA has protein sequence MIEIRKIWYYLTRYIDNFLLTGILILMVIGLIVLYSATGGNITRVSNQVINILIALVIMWLVANIPLQQIMRLALPMYMLGLILLIGVAFFGEINNGARRWLSLGVTRIQPSELMKIALPLMMAWYFDKHEITLRLRDYLGATILLLLPVLLILRQPDLGTALLIAASGFYVLFLAGLSWRIIIGLGTAAAASLPVLWSVMHDYQRQRIMTLLDPTQDPLGAGYHTIQSSIAIGSGGVVGKGWQNGTQTQLDFLPEQSTDFIFAVFSEEFGLIGNTVLLLLYLLVIGRCIAITANASTQFTRLISGSITLTFCTYIFVNMGMVSGILPIVGVPLPLMSYGGTSMVTMLLGFGILMSIQTHPKLVKT, from the coding sequence ATGATTGAAATCAGAAAAATTTGGTACTACCTGACACGCTATATAGATAACTTTCTGTTGACCGGAATCCTCATACTGATGGTGATAGGTTTGATTGTGTTGTATAGCGCTACCGGGGGAAATATAACCAGAGTCAGCAATCAAGTGATCAATATATTGATAGCGCTGGTAATTATGTGGCTGGTCGCAAATATTCCCTTGCAACAAATAATGCGTCTGGCATTACCGATGTATATGTTGGGGTTGATTTTACTTATCGGCGTTGCATTTTTCGGGGAAATAAACAATGGCGCCAGGCGTTGGCTTAGCCTCGGTGTTACTCGAATCCAACCATCTGAACTGATGAAAATCGCACTACCGTTGATGATGGCCTGGTATTTTGATAAGCATGAAATTACTTTACGTTTGAGAGATTATTTAGGCGCAACAATATTATTATTATTGCCTGTTCTACTAATCTTGCGGCAACCTGATCTGGGAACCGCCTTGTTAATTGCTGCCAGCGGCTTTTATGTTCTGTTTCTAGCCGGATTGTCTTGGCGCATTATTATCGGATTAGGGACAGCTGCGGCCGCAAGCTTGCCGGTACTTTGGTCGGTAATGCACGATTATCAACGACAACGCATCATGACATTGCTTGACCCAACACAAGATCCTTTGGGCGCCGGCTATCATACCATTCAATCTTCCATTGCAATCGGTTCCGGTGGAGTCGTGGGCAAAGGATGGCAAAATGGTACGCAAACTCAATTGGATTTTCTACCAGAACAAAGTACCGACTTTATTTTTGCTGTTTTTTCAGAAGAATTTGGGCTAATAGGAAATACTGTATTATTATTACTGTATCTGCTAGTAATCGGGCGGTGTATAGCAATTACGGCAAATGCGTCAACCCAGTTTACACGTTTGATCTCAGGATCGATTACATTAACTTTTTGCACGTATATATTTGTTAATATGGGAATGGTAAGCGGTATTCTTCCGATTGTAGGGGTGCCACTTCCACTGATGAGTTATGGAGGTACATCCATGGTTACGATGCTGCTTGGCTTTGGTATCTTGATGAGTATTCAGACACATCCTAAACTAGTAAAAACATGA
- the mrdA gene encoding penicillin-binding protein 2: protein MKQHVELRNHSVELHKFRMRLTISAGFVLVLFLLLYARFYFLQVVQQEHYHTLAEANRISIAPLVPYRGLISDRNGRILAQNYSAYTLEVVPSKIQDLETTLNELAAIIEITSTDRQRFKKLLKESKRFKSLPIRHRLTEVEIATFAANRYRFPGIEIRAQVYRQYPEKEMVSHVVGYISRINDHDLEQLESNGELHNYRGSHHIGKIGIEQSYEKQLHGITGFEEVETDAAGRSIRVLSRTPPTPGNNLILTLDLGLQEVAEMAFGDRRGALVALDPNNGEVLAFVSKPGYDNNLFIGGIDQENWNLLNNSIDRPLNNRALRGVYPPGSTFKPFMALAALELGKRTAEYSMSDPGYFSLPGVSRRYRDWKPGGHGRVDLHKSLVVSCDTYYYSLANDLGIDNIHNFISQFGLGRKTGIDIEGEVSGLLPSSAWKMRQHKQKWYAGDTISVSIGQGYNLTTPLQLAFATMIIANNGKAYLPHLVKQIQNSQTGEIEDIPAKLLYSLNLKPQNLEVVKSALVDVTRPGGTAAKAGANADYTFAGKTGTSQVVGIKQGERYNEKLINERHRDHAMFIAYAPAENPMIALAILVENTGTGGSTAAPIARQVFDYFLLGKLPETDLAHLTDPIKNHVHDHL, encoded by the coding sequence ATGAAACAACACGTAGAACTAAGAAATCATTCCGTTGAGCTGCACAAATTTCGTATGCGCCTTACTATTAGTGCAGGTTTTGTTCTTGTTCTTTTCCTGTTGCTTTATGCACGCTTCTATTTTTTACAGGTTGTTCAGCAGGAACACTACCATACGCTGGCAGAAGCGAATCGTATCTCCATTGCACCACTGGTGCCCTATCGTGGGTTGATTTCTGATCGAAATGGAAGGATATTGGCACAAAATTATTCAGCATATACGTTGGAAGTTGTACCCAGTAAAATTCAGGATCTTGAAACCACACTGAATGAATTGGCAGCAATCATTGAAATCACATCGACTGATCGTCAGCGGTTCAAAAAATTGTTAAAAGAAAGCAAGCGATTCAAAAGCCTACCTATCAGGCATCGTTTAACAGAGGTTGAGATTGCAACTTTTGCAGCCAATCGCTACCGTTTCCCTGGTATCGAAATCAGGGCCCAAGTATACCGTCAATATCCCGAAAAGGAGATGGTTTCACATGTTGTTGGTTATATCAGTCGTATCAATGACCATGATCTCGAGCAACTGGAAAGTAATGGCGAGCTTCATAATTATCGCGGCTCTCATCACATTGGCAAAATTGGTATTGAGCAGAGTTACGAGAAACAACTGCATGGCATCACAGGATTTGAAGAAGTAGAAACAGACGCAGCGGGTCGCTCTATTCGAGTTTTGTCACGAACACCCCCCACGCCCGGCAATAATTTAATCCTTACGTTAGATCTTGGCCTGCAGGAAGTTGCTGAAATGGCATTTGGTGATCGCCGTGGTGCACTGGTGGCTTTGGATCCTAATAATGGAGAAGTGCTTGCTTTCGTCAGCAAACCGGGTTATGACAATAATCTATTTATCGGCGGCATAGATCAGGAAAACTGGAATTTACTTAACAACTCAATTGATCGCCCTCTCAATAATCGAGCACTGCGAGGTGTATATCCTCCAGGATCAACCTTTAAGCCCTTTATGGCACTTGCCGCACTTGAACTGGGAAAACGCACGGCCGAATATAGTATGAGTGACCCCGGATATTTTTCCTTGCCTGGCGTTAGTCGACGCTACCGGGACTGGAAACCAGGTGGACATGGCAGAGTCGATTTGCACAAATCTTTAGTGGTTTCTTGCGATACCTATTATTACAGTCTAGCCAACGATCTCGGAATAGACAATATTCACAATTTTATCAGTCAATTTGGATTAGGCAGGAAAACAGGTATTGACATTGAAGGAGAAGTGTCTGGGTTATTGCCTTCTTCTGCTTGGAAAATGAGACAACATAAACAAAAATGGTATGCTGGAGATACTATTTCAGTTTCCATTGGGCAAGGATACAATTTGACCACGCCCCTTCAGCTCGCCTTCGCTACGATGATCATCGCAAATAATGGCAAGGCCTATTTACCCCACTTGGTTAAACAAATTCAGAACAGTCAAACTGGCGAAATTGAGGATATCCCTGCAAAACTGCTTTATAGTTTAAATCTTAAGCCTCAAAATCTTGAAGTTGTTAAAAGTGCGCTTGTCGATGTGACCCGCCCTGGAGGAACAGCTGCAAAAGCAGGCGCTAATGCGGACTATACTTTTGCCGGCAAGACCGGCACATCACAAGTTGTCGGTATTAAACAGGGGGAACGCTACAATGAAAAGCTAATCAATGAACGTCACCGTGACCATGCAATGTTTATCGCCTATGCGCCAGCAGAAAACCCCATGATCGCTTTGGCAATTTTAGTCGAAAATACGGGCACCGGCGGCTCAACAGCAGCACCTATTGCAAGACAAGTATTTGATTATTTTTTATTAGGTAAATTACCTGAAACAGATCTTGCACATCTGACTGATCCAATCAAAAATCATGTGCATGATCATCTGTAA